From a region of the Clupea harengus chromosome 9, Ch_v2.0.2, whole genome shotgun sequence genome:
- the LOC116221757 gene encoding P2Y purinoceptor 13-like, which yields MNSPSPLLDCGIDHETISLVVLCLNFVLFVPALLLNVMAAWISWHLKTKSSFVVYLKNLVVADLLMTLIIPLRAGDRLPGSPWGLQAFNCQFGSVLFYLCMYVSVVLMGVISLDRFFKIVQPGGKLFGQSAIFGKMVSAIVWVVLFSITTIPTMLLTNGKPANNTAEKCMTMKNDLGKRYHNAVTIFCNMIFLVVLIVIGFCYTCIAKRVVESNRNSGSTNVEGNRKIKARVFIVLVVFLVCFAPYHITRISYVQQQVANKINCYWAALKSAKEMTLWLATTNVCLDPLIYILLCKAFREKLCEVKLLRQLFSTTAQVNSEDTSL from the coding sequence ATGAATTCACCTTCTCCACTGCTGGACTGTGGCATCGACCATGAGACCATCAGCCTTGTGGTTTTATGTCTCAACTTTGTTTTGTTCGTCCCCGCGCTTCTGCTGAACGTCATGGCAGCCTGGATCTCCTGGCACCTTAAGACCAAATCCTCATTTGTCGTGTACCTGAAGAACCTTGTTGTGGCCGACCTTCTGATGACTTTGATCATCCCACTGAGGGCTGGTGACCGTCTTCCCGGGTCACCATGGGGACTACAGGCGTTTAACTGTCAGTTTGGCAGTGTGCTTTTCTACCTCTGCATGTACGTCAGCGTCGTTCTGATGGGTGTCATCAGCCTCGACCGTTTCTTCAAGATCGTACAGCCTGGTGGGAAACTGTTTGGCCAGAGCGCCATTTTTGGTAAGATGGTCTCTGCGATCGTCTGGGTAGTGCTATTCAGCATAACTACCATACCCACCATGTTACTCACCAATGGGAAGCCTGCTAACAACACTGCTGAAAAGTGCATGACCATGAAGAATGATCTGGGGAAACGGTACCATAACGCGGTGACTATTTTCTGCAATATGATTTTCTTAGTTGTGTTAATTGTCATTGGATTCTGCTACACGTGCATAGCGAAGAGGGTCGTTGAGTCTAACCGAAACTCAGGGAGCACGAATGTTGAGGGGAATCGAAAGATCAAAGCCCGGGTGTTTATCGTTCTGGTGGTGTTCCTGGTCTGCTTCGCCCCCTACCACATCACACGCATCTCTTACGTCCAGCAGCAGGTGGCGAACaagattaactgctactgggcTGCACTGAAGAGTGCTAAAGAAATGACCTTGTGGCTCGCCACCACCAATGTCTGCCTGGACCCACTCATCTACATTTTGCTGTGCAAAGCCTTCCGGGAGAAACTGTGCGAAGTCAAGCTGCTTAGGCAATTGTTTTCCACTACAGCCCAGGTCAACAGTGAGGATACTTCTCTTTGA
- the LOC116221758 gene encoding P2Y purinoceptor 13-like: MTSSSPLLDCGVDLETISLVVLCLNCILFVPALLLNVMAAWISWHLKTKSSFVVYLKNLVVADLLMTLIIPLRAGDRLPGSPWGLQAFNCQFGSVLFYLCMYVSVVLMGVISLDRFFKIVQPGGKLFGQSAMFGKIVSAIVWVVLLSINTIPTMVLTNEKPANNTAELCMAMKNDLGKRYHNAVTIFCNMIFLVVLIVIGFCYTCIAKRVIESYRNSGSSNVEGKRKIKARVFIVLVVFLVCFAPYHITRIPYVQRQVVNKINCQWASLKVAKSLTLWLATTNVCLDPLIYILLCNAFRKKLCEVKLLRQLFSTTAQVNSEETSL; encoded by the coding sequence ATGACTTCATCTTCTCCACTGCTGGACTGTGGCGTCGACCTTGAGACCATCAGCCTTGTGGTTTTATGTCTCAACTGTATTTTGTTCGTCCCCGCGCTTCTGCTGAACGTCATGGCAGCCTGGATCTCCTGGCACCTTAAGACCAAATCCTCATTCGTCGTGTACCTGAAGAACCTTGTTGTGGCCGACCTTCTGATGACTTTGATCATCCCACTGAGGGCTGGTGACCGTCTTCCCGGGTCACCATGGGGACTACAGGCGTTTAACTGTCAGTTTGGCAGTGTGCTTTTCTACCTCTGCATGTACGTCAGCGTCGTTCTGATGGGTGTCATCAGCCTCGACCGATTCTTCAAGATTGTACAGCCTGGTGGGAAACTGTTTGGCCAGAGCGCCATGTTTGGTAAGATAGTCTCCGCGATCGTCTGGGTAGTGCTATTAAGTATAAATACCATACCCACCATGGTACTCACCAATGAGAAACCTGCTAACAACACTGCTGAGCTGTGCATGGCCATGAAGAATGATCTGGGGAAACGGTACCATAACGCGGTGACTATTTTCTGCAATATGATTTTCTTAGTTGTGTTAATTGTCATTGGATTCTGCTACACGTGCATAGCGAAGAGGGTCATTGAGTCGTACCGAAACTCAGGGAGCTCTAATGTTGAAGGGAAACGAAAGATCAAAGCCCGGGTGTTTATCGTTCTGGTGGTGTTCCTGGTCTGCTTCGCCCCCTACCACATCACACGCATCCCTTACGTCCAGCGGCAGGTGGTGAACAAGATTAACTGCCAATGGGCCTCACTGAAGGTTGCTAAAAGCCTCACCTTGTGGCTCGCCACCACCAATGTCTGCTTGGACCCACTTATCTACATTTTGCTGTGCAACGCCTTCCGGAAGAAATTGTGCGAAGTCAAGCTGCTTAGGCAATTGTTCTCCACTACAGCCCAGGTCAACAGCGAGGAAACTTCTCTTTGA
- the LOC105909705 gene encoding P2Y purinoceptor 13-like, with amino-acid sequence MKVFPRCHYKIDKIGCFSSSATFPSFAENMRHIDQAVPIASIQSTAVMASSPSPLRDCGLDLNTVKLVASCLYFVVFIPALLLNVMAAWISWHLKTKSSFVVYLKNLIAADLLMSLIIPLKAASEIPGAPQALRKFACQFSSVVFYLSMYMSMILMGLISLDRFFKIVQPAGKRVGHSVLFGRVVVITIWVLYLSINTIPTMVLTSEKPANGTAELCMAMKNDLGKRYHKAVVIEGNVIFFTVLVVIGFCYTCIAKKVIESYRNSGSTNVEGKRKIKARVFIVLVVFLVCFAPYHITRIPYVRRQVVNKINCRWASLKVAKSLTLWLATTNVCLDPLIYILLCKAFREKLYELRLFGYGLSKTAQENTEDSSVS; translated from the coding sequence ATGAAAGTATTTCCCAGATGTCATTACAAAATAGACAAAATAGGTTGCTTTTCCTCATCTGCCACATTTCCAAGCTTTGCTGAGAATATGAGACACATTGATCAAGCAGTTCCCATAGCCAGCATACAGAGCACTGCAGTAATGGCATCATCACCTTCTCCCCTGCGGGACTGTGGACTGGATCTCAACACGGTCAAACTAGTGGCTTCATGTCTCTACTTCGTCGTGTTCATCCCTGCGCTTCTGCTGAACGTCATGGCAGCCTGGATCTCCTGGCACCTTAAGACCAAATCCTCATTCGTCGTGTACCTCAAGAACCTCATTGCGGCCGACCTTCTGATGAGCTTGATCATCCCGCTGAAGGCTGCCAGCGAGATTCCCGGGGCCCCGCAAGCGTTGCGTAAGTTTGCGTGCCAGTTCAGCAGCGTGGTCTTCTACCTCTCTATGTACATGAGTATGATACTGATGGGACTCATCAGCCTCGACCGCTTCTTCAAGATTGTTCAGCCCGCTGGGAAACGGGTCGGCCACAGTGTCCTGTTTGGCAGGGTGGTTGTCATCACTATCTGGGTTCTCTATCTCAGCATAAATACCATACCCACCATGGTACTCACCAGTGAGAAGCCTGCGAACGGCACTGCTGAGCTGTGCATGGCCATGAAGAATGACCTGGGGAAACGGTACCATAAAGCGGTAGTTATTGAGGGCAATGTGATTTTCTTTACTGTGTTGGTTGTCATTGGATTCTGCTACACGTGCATAGCGAAGAAGGTCATTGAGTCGTACCGAAACTCAGGGAGCACGAATGTTGAGGGGAAACGAAAGATCAAAGCCCGGGTGTTTATCGTTCTGGTGGTGTTCCTGGTGTGCTTCGCCCCCTACCACATCACACGCATCCCTTACGTCCGGCGGCAGGTGGTGAACAAGATTAACTGCCGCTGGGCCTCACTGAAGGTTGCTAAAAGCCTCACCTTGTGGCTCGCCACCACCAATGTCTGCCTAGACCCACTTATCTACATTTTGCTATGCAAAGCCTTTCGGGAGAAGTTGTATGAGCTCAGACTATTTGGGTATGGGTTATCCAAAACAGCCCAGGAAAACACAGAGGACTCTTCTGTTTCATAG